The genomic interval TAAACATTGCTGCTGTTGCAGGATTGGGGTCTCTACATCTCAGGTCTCCAATGGTGCTTTCTTGATACAACCAATCTAATATTAAAAGCAAGACTGGGGATATTTTGTATTAGCTaggaaaagaatgaaagaagcaCTCATGTTTGATTGGGATACAAAATGGTGAAGGTAATGCATCTCTGGCCGTACATATACGTCATTAATTTCCTCTTTTAGCATAATCATGTTACTGAAATTGTCTTCAGCCATGAGATTCTAATATCATCTAGGCTGATTTGAGATAATGATCTTTTGATATGATTTTCATTAATATGAGTCtccttttttccattttcttcttcttcttcttttttctgctGCATCAAGTTCATGAATTCTTGTTTATCACCAAGTGGTTTTCCTAATAAAAATGTTAGAAATAGGTATAATGGTCGGTAGGCTTGGTCCTTGTATTGGCGCTTAAGTTCACTCATTCAATAGTGAAAGAGGGTGGCACCCCATTATGCAGGAAGTATACATTATTCCTCATgacaaacaaaaggaaaaagtgcTAGAAAATCCTGAAAATGAGAAATTGAAAGAAGAACATGATGGTGAgctttattcaaattataaaaagaaataaaggctTTTAACTTGACACTGTTTTTTCACAATCCTCAAAAATACGCTGGTTTATTTCTCTCCATAGACACCATAATATGCACAATGGGATCATCTTTCACCAACCAATTTGTATGATGATCAAGATCCTCACGAGGTACACTGCAAAAAACGCACTTACCTTCGGATATGATGCCATCCATATTTATGTAGCTGGTCATGATTATGTAGTCTTTCATGAATAGCTGGCCATAAGATAAGAGGAATTCTTAGGAATTGCTTTGCTTAACCAGAACCTAAAATGGAGATGATGATCTCATTTGAtcaatgaatttcaaaatacGAGGAAGTAGTTTAGTTCGAATGGTTTGGTTTGTCTTTGAGAAATTAGACCaatgtttacttataaaaaaaatttagaccaATATCAAAGTGCTTGGAAATGGAactttgattgttttttttttttttttaatgattaagattCTCATCAATAGTTTTGTCCTAAGAAGCATGAAAGATCTAAATTGGCTTGGATTTGAAGGATCTACTCATCAAGTGATTTGTCTCCTGTAGGTTCACATTCTTAGAAAAGACTTCTGTGAAGCCTTTTCCAAATTAATACGAAATATATGCCTATTTGGAACTTACTGCAGCATTCATCATGTTTTACACTTCATGGCTATTAACGAAAGTCGGAAAGAAGGAACACATGGGAGGATTTCATTGTATTGCTGGAAATAACTTGAAACAGCTGTATCTGATCTGAATCTCTTAAATCGACTGATGGATTCAAATTCTCAGAATTCAGGGTGATAAAATGCAAAAACATGATGGAGAATTTACCTGTAAAATTCCGGTGGTGAAAGGAATATGGAATAAGTCTGGACAAGGTGAGCATCGTCTGGCTATTTATAGTTTTAAGCTTTTCATTATTCTGGCTAATTTCAGTGCACCTTAGAACATTACATCACATGTATAGGATGGTCCAAGACTTCACCTAATGATTTGGATAATTCTTTTAGTTACCACGATTTATACTGAAATGGTTTCAGACTTTTTAACCGATTAGAAGCAGGGTGAAATGCTGTGAGACTAATTTTTTATGTCCATTCTTATAGGCCCTGGAACTTACTTCTGCTCCTcatctttacaccacacacctatttttattttttatctttttatttttttgtaacagGTGTATGGAGTAAGGACGATGAGTAAAATTCAGAATGATAAATAGGAACTCAACTCTCATATGAGGTGCCTATTACCCATCACAAGTCTCGTGGGAGTTGGGTACTCCACTATCCAGCTGTCCAAATTTCATGCTGGAATAGGAAGGATATAATGTCAAATCCATCTATTGCTTAGATAGACGCTCTTTTGAAAAGGGCAAAACATCCACCCTATGGGAGAGAGTAAAAGATGAGGTAGGGGATATCATCGTCTTTCGAGTAAATGAAGAAATAAGGTCCTTTTCTTCAACGAACAAAAACACTtgccaaaaagaaaagacaaggaAATGATTATATTACTTGTGGAAAACCTAGGCATGGCCCTCCATCCctcagtactttttttttaattgacacTTAGTGTCAAAGAACAACGTCCTAACTAATCTAGGCTGTATAGCTGTAATTGACTCATTAATCTAGGCTGTATATACTTTCCTAAATAGAAGAGGAGATTTAACTTACCATGTATAGCTCCCTAGGATCACTCTATGTAATTAGCTAGCTTACCATATACAGCTCCCTAGGATCATTCTATGTGATTAGCATTTACAACTTAAGTTTCCTTGTATAGCTTGCAGTCTTTGCCTATATAATGAAAGACATTCTCCGGAGAGGACAATTCGAACAATTttgttatggtatcagagctattaTCTAAGAAAATCTCAATCCTAGCTTTCTTAGTCATAGCTTCAGTGATTATGGAGAAGTCAAATAATGTTTGCGTCAGATTCACTGTGattatttgcacccaaggaGATTTGAACTTTAGATACGGGAGAGCAAACTCaaagcctttaccacttgagccaaccctcCATCCCTCATTACTTGTAGAGAAACTATTATTCAACAACAATGTTAGGTTAAATCATTCAAAGTAATTAGGCAAAAATCTGTTTATTGATCCTGTCCGATGGCCAGCCATGATGATATTAAGGAGatgtttggaaattattttcatttcatttcgttccatttcatctcatacTCAGACATAACTtaaacataaatacttttaagctaatcattataatttttttaaactaatcattaaaactttctcaaatttaaaaaaaaaaaatcaaaattttcaaatctcaaaataaaaataatattctgacaatattttaattttataatattttttattcaacttttttttttaaaaaaaaaaaactcaaaaaatacttagctcaaactatctcattattatttataaactttcttataattatttataaaattatcatctatCTCATTCAGTATCCCTAAGTGCACGTAACGCTGGAATTGGAAGATGTACAAAGTTGGCATCAAATTTGCAATGACCGGCAGTGTAAGCTGCCACAAAAGTCAAGCTGCTGCTAAAGTGTGTGGACTTTTGGACAGTTGGATGTGCAGGGAAACTACTCGTGAGCATTCATATTGGGTTATTggtatatgcatatataaagttatatttgtataatatgagtttaatttttttttatattaaattatgcatctttatatttttgtataactATGAATAATATCTATACAAATTTAGAGATCTATTATTTACTCTTCAAATGttattttactaattatttttctctcctctcactctctttctcacaattctttcatattctctctccttcaacaatacaataaattttcatctgaacatttattttattattataatatattatatattttttttcattttattatattttaaatataatatataaaaaaattatattttttattattacatttgtaTTATTGATCTCAAATGTATGTAATAGatactaattacaaaatatatatatatataattgattttagaaaaaaattaatgataataataaataattattttgtttcgAAAATACAAAAGACAATCTAGAAGTTTTGCTTGAATGGTAAAATAGATATGTAAAAGAGGTAattttacatatgcatatgtaCAGGGAAAACACTACTTTGCCCTCCCATTTGTATCACTCTATTTGACatttagcaattttttttttacttaataattaaggaagtgattttaaatatattgagattttttttaaaagtacttaaatatattaaaaaaataaaaagaatccaAAAATCAAAGACAATAAAGTTGAGCGGGCTATTCCGAACCACAAAGTAAATTGAAAGGGCAAAACATCCACCCCATGGGAGAGAGTAAAAGATGAGGTAGGGGATATCATCGTGTTTCGAGTAAATGAAGAAATAAGGTCCTTTTCTTCAACGAGCAAAAACACTtgccaaaaagaaaagacaaggaAATGATTATATTACTTGTGGAAAACCTAGGCATGGCCCTCCATccctcattacttttttttttaattgacacTTGGTGTCTAAGAACAACATCCTGACTAATCTAGACTGTATAACTGTAATTGACTCATTAATCTAGGCTATATATACTTTTCTAACTAGAAGAGGAGATTTAACTTACCATGTATAGCTCCCTAAGATCACTCTTATGTAATTAGCTAGCTTACCATATACAGCTCCCTAGGATCATTCTATGTGATTAGCATTTACAACTTAAGTTACCTTGTATAGCTTGCAGTCTTTGCCTATATAATGAAAGACATTCTCAAGAGAGAGGACAATTCGAACAATTttgttatggtatcagagctattaTCTAAGAAATCTCAATCCTAGCTTTCTTAGTCATAGCTTCAGTGATTATGGAAAAGTCAAATAATGTTTACGTCAGATTCACTtcgattgtttgcacccaagaagatttgaaccttagattTGGGAGAGCAAActcaaggcctttaccacttgagccaaccttCCATCTCTCATTACTTGTAGAGAAACTATTATTCAACAACAATGTTAGGTTAAATCATTCAAAGTATTTAGGCAAAAATCTGTTTATTGATCCTGTCTGATGGCCAGCCATGATGATATTAAGGAGatgtttggaaattattttcatctcatctcgttccattttatctcattctcaaacataacttaaacataaatatttttaaactaatcattacaatttttttaaactaatcattaaaactttcttaaatttaaaaaaaaaaattaaattttccaaatctcaaaataaaaataatattctgataatattttaattttataatattttttattcaacttttttttttaaatccaaaaaatatttagctcaaactatctcattattattcataaattttcttataattatttacaaaattatcatctcatctcaatcaGTATCCCTAAGTGCACGTAACGCTGGAATTGGAAGATGTACAAAGTTGGCATCAAATTTGCAATGACCGGCAGTGTAAGCTGCCACAAAAGTCAAACTGCTCCTAAAGCGTGTGGATTTTGGACAGTTGGATGTGTAGGGAAATTACTCGCGACTCCGTGAGCATTCATATTGGcttgtgtatgtgtatgtataaagtcatatttgtataatatgaatttaaatttctttatattaaattatgcatctttatatttttgtatagttATGAATAGTGTCTATACAAATTTAGAGATCTATTATTTACtcttcatatattattttactaattatttctctctcctatcACTCTTTTTCTCACAATTCTTTTATATTCTccctccttcaacaacacaataaattttcacttaaatatttattttattattataatatattatatatatatatattttattttattatattttaaatataatatataaaattttttattattacatttgtattattgatgtcaaatgtatgtaacagatactaattacaaaatatatatataaaaaattgataatattttaaaagtcaaTCTAGAAGTTTTGCTTGAATGGTAAAATAGATATGTAAAAGAGGTaattttacatatgtatatcAGTATATGCACAGGGAAAATATTACTTTGCCCTTCCATTTGTACCGCTCTATTTGacatttagtaattttttttttatttagtgattaaggaagtgattttaaatatattgagattttttttaaataaatttaaatatattaaaaaaataaaaaaatctaaaaatcaaaGACGATAAAGTTGAGCAGACTATTCCGAACCACAAAGTAAATTGACTTTATGCATAAAGTAATACTAATGCTCatctttccttctctttcttaaattctatttttcttttctttcaatttgGTTGGAATGTGCCTTTTGGGTTTTGGTCTTTGTTTGGTAGCTGTGGACCGTGTCCTTTTAACCCGCGTTTCAATCGTGTGATATGATGTGTCGGACaccatttctctttttcaactttccgcAGCCCTGAGTTGCTAATTGTTCAGTCATCAACCCCCCAAAGTAGTTTTATTTTCCTCATTCAtcaactttcttcttctttgcagATTGGTCGGCCATTACTGCAAGActtattcatttcatttaaggGCTCGAGGAGGGAAATCCCCgccaaaaatgcaaaaaatgtTAGCACTTCTATTTCAGTTTGGTGTGcagtaattattaaataactTCCTTCTAGCTATAGGGTTTCGGTGGCCCATCAGTATAAATCATTCTTAACAGTGATAATGCCAGGGCACCAAATTAATATGAGAATGactgtataaatatatatatatatatatatatatatatatatatttatacttagATTTTTTAATGTCAATATGACTAAAATAGAAcatcaaatcatatatatatattttttatggtggaaaagaaaaactgagaAAAAGGACAAAGGAAGTCAtatcttcaaattttcaaaaactatttGTGGTCagattttttacattttaattgttttttattttttatttaagaaagtGGAATACTTTTCTGTCAGATATTTGTGGAACTACAAGAATTTTGGGagagatatttttcataagaattCTGAGcataaattttacaatttttctggACGGCCACAAAATCTATTTTCCAAGTTCTATAATTTAGAGCTAATTTCaggatttaaattttagtttattttaggGCTTGTGAGGGCATAACCCATCTGACCACGTAGCCATAACGTGCATCCGCCGCTTATTTGATTTTCCTTCTAGAAGAGTGGGCCTGACCATTAATAACATGCCTAAAAACAAGGCCTTTACTGAGACAAAACATTGAATGGACAAATTTGTAAGCAACATATCAATTCGAGGAAGCCAAGTTAGGAAAGCTGAAAGTGGTAGAAAGTCAACCACCACAATTTAATCAAGGGTCAAGCACGTGTCCCCTCCTCCACTTTACTTTTCCTGGTTTAACTTCAAGTGGCTGTGTCTATGTATATATAGGAAGACCCAAGACTTGTGGTGCATGGGGAAATTAAGAACATTAATCCCAGCTAAGATGAGTGAGCAAGCCCATTATCTATCATGTTGAggtttctttcttcctttcttgcTTGCTTTTTGTGAATAGGGATGGATGATGATCATGTTATTAGGAAAGTGGTAGATGTGTCTACTTTCTTGAAGTTTGAAGCCATCGGAGACTCCGAGGATGATTTTGATCCCATCATGGGTGATCATCATGACATGATTGTGTCCATGGCCGACAGCGATGCAGAATCTTGTAGTTTTGATTTAGCAGATTCTTCGAAAGTTTTTGAGCTTGATGATTCCTGTGATGATCCTCAAACATATCATGTTCATGACGAgtatgatgataatgatgatgatggatctttcatggaggaagaggaaggcCATAGCTGCCTAGCATGGAATGGTGAGCATAATAAATATTGGAAGCCAATTAGAGGGGCCAAGAAATCAAGTGCACCTGTGGAATCAACTAAAGAGTTGATGATGACTGAGGCAGAGAAGAGCAGGCAGTTTTGGGAGACATGCTTGGCTTCCTAAACTACTACTCCCTCCATACTTTttcatagttttcttttttctcatatatttatgtttgtttaaTTTCATAGTTTTCTTTACTTTCCTCCCCTCATCTCTGTCTCTCTTCCCGGATCTCGTGATTTAAAGAGAAACGGGTAGGGGGTTTTGGTAGGGTGTTTATCTCTGGATCAATCAGTTCATTccaattgtatatatatacatatatatgacatACGCTGAGAGAGGTGCTAAACAATTGCCAATGGTGCTATTCTTACTTTTATACATGCCTTATTCACAGCATGCATGTTATGATCGATTGATCATTTATGTAAGGTTTTGGAATATTACCGGCCATCCGATCCACCTCAAGTTTTTTAAGAATTCAAGAGTAAGTTTTTTGGCTCATTTGGAtacataaattatctcatcattataatttttttaaattcttatacaaagtataataaataatttaactttttaaatcttataacaataataatattaaaaaataatattataataatattttatttaacttatctaaaactatcccattttatttcatctcatctcactatccaattGAGTGATTAGACTCTGACTCCAGTacttgaaaaaatgaatataatgttcaagtaatttcaaaacaaaacgtattttaaaggaaaaaagaagaagatgtgGGCTAATGGGTGGGTGGGTGGATGGCTCCGGCCACCCTATATTTTTGGGTGCAGTTACTATGCCGCCCCAACTTGAACTCTGGGtggtaaatttattttttttacatttttttaacatatttaaatatatttaaaaaataaaaaaaatacatcaatatatttaaaattatttctttaatcactaagtaaaaaataaaaaaataaaaaaaataaattttgacccACACTTAAATAAAGGTGTCAAAATGAGTGGACGGACTAGTGTTTTCctatatttttaatatgttcTTATTAGCCAAGTTTTAGATAAGTGGGCATTAATTATCTTAGGTCCGCGTGCATTGCAGCCAACTTTCCATTTTGTTAATTTGCCATTGACAACCCAAGTTAGCAAGGAGATCATGTCTGGCTCTATTATTTATTCACTGATCGTATGATGAAAGGGGCACCACGTGCCACGTGGACATTACATGCATCGTCAATATCTTCCTTTAtatcctaatttattatcaaaaaaatatttatgcttTTTCTTATCTCCATCAGATGAGTTCTTCTATTCAGGAATTTTACACCACATACCCACTGAtgtggatttttattttttctttcagctGCAGTGTAGTATAGGACTGCTCagtataatttttccaaatacTCCAAAACAACAAACTCAATATTTCACAATTGCGGTTTTAGACCGCAAAACCATATTTCACTTtctgtttttattaaaaaacaaaacggACAATGCAATATATATGTCATTGCAGATCGGTAGAGAGCTGCAGGATGAGATTGTGAGAATATGGTATTTGGGTCTTGGCATTATTAGCACAGTGGCGGACTGTAAGGGTCATATATGAACTTCCTGATTACATCTTCTATCGTTTTCCAGACTATTAACAAGTCTGGGACTTCTTTTATCCAAACTTTTTCCTCAATTAAAACTAAGGCAGCCTTTGCTAATGTATGGGCAACattgtttttttccctataaTCGAACTGTAGAAACCAGTCCTTCCTAACCTTAAAAACCTTTCTAATATCATCAATTAAAGAACCAACAACAGAcaaatcatcttcttctcaCTTTACAGCCATGATGACTGCCTTAGCATCACCTTCGAAAATCACTTTTTGTAGATTAAGTTCACTGCAAACCTGCAATGCCTTCCATAAAGCTTGACATTCTGCCACTTCTGGTGTCCTCACATTCCTCATACTGTCACATGCAGCAAGCATAGCTTCACCATCCTCATCTCTAAGGATCATCCCCATCCTCATTCTTCTCAACTTCATGTCCAAAGAGGCATCCCAATTAACCTTCACAAAGTCTGCTTCAGGACGAACCCATCTTGTCTTATTAACTGGAATTGCTTCCTGCTGAACTTCAGTTTTTTCCTTACTGCTTGCCTGCTTATACTCCTCCAGTGTCTCAATTGCTGAAGCTACCAAAATTGTCTGGCATGTTAGTCTTCTCTCAAAAACAAAGGTGTTTCTTCTCAGCCAAACTTTTCTAAACATAACAGCTATCTTCTCTAGTTTGTCTTTCTCAAAATCTTCCAACATCTTCTCCCATAACATCAAGAAGTCACCTTCTCCCCTTTTCCATTTCTGAACACCACTCAGGCCAGTTGCCCAAACATCATTTGCTGCTAAACAATCCCAAAGCACATGTattgcatcttcttcttctctaaaaCATATTGAGCATAAGGGATTATCaacaatcttttaaaaaaacagGTTCCTCTTCGTAGGAAGTAAATCATTTGCTGCCCTCCATAAGAAGATCTTATCCATATTTGGAACATCTaacttccaaatgctcttccacaTACTGTCCTCCATAGAAGGCTCCCCTTTGCACCTACTTCTCATTTCAAGTTGCAGGTAGTATGCACTCCTAACAGTAAAAACCCCTTTCTTTGAATGCCCCCAAATAACTTCATCTTCAGTTAACCCCCTGCCCAATGTCTGTGAACAATTTTAGGTCAAAATAGAAGATGACTTAAGTTGCGTTTGAGTAGTGagacaatttcaaatattctgtgaataataataaaaaaaataataataaaataatgataaaatattaaagaataatgaataataatgaaaagtatgtaaaaaataataaaaaataatatatatgttaaaatattctACAACCCAAACTAACCTCAGATGAGTTCCAGAGGGTCCATGATTTGAAGGACATGCACGATTATCcgtgaaaaattatattaaaaatggaaaaatgttCACATTCGAGTGTGAGCAAGAACCAGTGGATCAACCGACAAATTTCCACGTGTATCTTTGGTAATCTATTACAACGCCTACACAGGATGGCCTCAATATGGCCATATGACAAATTAGCTTTTCTCGCTGGTGATAAAGTTGAAATCATCTTCAAAATCACAACTATTAGGATAAGGATAGATAGTGATCCCCACTCACAAAGCCGCCGTAAACCACCACTTGAGAAGAGAGGGTCATCCGACTATATTCTTGGCATTCACCATCTAATCAGCACAGTGAGAGTTAAGATTAACCATCGAGCAACCAACATGAGACACTTAGCCTGCCATGCTCTAAAACTTGCCCATTGCTGCCCTCCAACAATCagactaaaaataaaaagaaagtatgATCTTGCTTAGGATCACCGAGCAATGCCTATCTCCACAAGACCATGTTTCGGATCATcgtgcaaaaagaaaatatgctaTTCCTCTAGATTGCTGAGCAAGGCCATCTTCACATGACCCTGCTTGGGATCACCGAGTCTTAAGAAAGTTTGCTCTTGCCTTGGATTATCGAGTACGACCATTTTCACAAGACCCTGTTTGAGATCACTGAGCCAGAAAAGAGTATGCTCTTGCTCAAGACTTCCGAGTGAGGTCTATCTCCATAAGACCATGTTCAAGATTATTGAGAAATGCCAATCTTCATCACAGCTGCTTAAGATAATCGAGCAGAGGAACAAAATAAGCCCTCGCTTGAAATCACCAAGCAAGCCCTTCTTGCTTGGGATTCCAGACCGAGGCATAGTCCACGAGACCCTGTTCGATATTACAGAGTAGAAAGAAAGTATGTTCTTGCTCAAGTAAGGTCGATCTTTACAAGAAGTTACTAAGGATAATcgagaagaggaggaaaataAGCCCTTGTTTGGGATCACTAAGCAAGGCCAATGCTCTTACTCAAGATTCCTAAGCAAGGCATATCTCTACAAGTAGGTGTAACTGGTTGGGTTCGGTTtggttttggataaattttagAACCGGACCGGTATACaccagttttgaaaatttaaaaatcaatacaGACCGATTTATTACCTAAACCGAAACTTTCGATCTTTTCGGTGTTGGTTCGATCCGATCTGGTTTTTCCAGTTTACCATTTACATGTTTGCACTacataaatttagtattataattttttcaaaactaaatttaactgttagaatttagtatttgttattaataattactaattcATTAGTGTTTAATTATACTAGTATTGTATAAGTAATGCCTAACTTAtttaaacttgaataataagattaaaatagtataattagtgcataattatactagtataatataagtagtgtctaacctatataaaatgttaaattaattttatattataagattaatatactagaataataagattaatatttgatattatattaatttataatttaacatataatttaatatacaaaattatatataatataaaaattaaaaatatatataccggttTGGTTCAGTTCAAaccgattttcaaaatatgaaaattgatgtCGAACCGGTTTAGGACTGGTTTCGATTCTAAAGAATTGGTACCGCACGGACCGATTAAAAACAGGACCAAACCCACCAGTTCAGTTTGGTCCGGTCCGTTTCAACTGgttttatatttaattgtaacttatgtattttagaaaaaaaaattatctaataactttaattagatcatagatgtagatggtagtaattagttaatggtgaattggtgataggttagttaattgatattcatatcatacattagttaattacattaatatttgtaattgctcTATACTCGCTTGCAAGTTGCAACTTAggtgttttacaaaaatttatctaataaattagaactttaattagatcatagatgtagatgttactaattagttaatggtgaatttgtgataggttagttaattgatattcatatcatacattagttaattacattaatattaatttgtaattacaatttacatatttaaaatttatattgtaaatggtgataagttagatgaaaattacataattaattatacaattattatataaataatatatatattttttttattttactattcggTCGGCTGAGGGTGGAAAAATCCCACCCCAAGACCGGACCGAAAATTTTTAGTCTTCTATTTCATGGACTAAGACCGACCAGTCTCAGTCTCGGTTCTGTTCGGATGGGCTAGGGATAAGCTGCAGACTCATACATCCTGGCTTCAATTCCCTACTAGAAATTCTCCTAGATTACCTGATACATAGTTCTTGTGGTAGGACTGTGTATCTAATATTTACCCTTTAAGTTGGGTTCCAATGACTTTGTCTTGGTGAGGTTTCAcgtctattttaaaaaattaatatacttccACGTCAACCTTTCAAGTAACCTGAGTTTGCACCCACCATCTTACTCTGGGTTATGAAGtatatgattaaattttttttagatatgttCTGagtcttatttttatattcatatcTAACTTGTGAAtcctctaaatattttttaccaaTGAAACATTCATATAGGTTAAGATtatttgtttgttgtgtttgattttttattctaatgtGTTTCATTACTCAATAACAGATAGAAGAAGATTCTGTGAGTTGTAATGTTGGTACAACCCAAGGGGTTGGTGGTGACTCCTCTTATATTCTAGTGGATATGGAGGAGCATGTGTGTCTTCCAACCCCttcatccacatatacacaaTACCCTACCCATTCCACCCCACATTTACCCAAGAAATCTAAAAACATACCAAGTAACCAATTGGTGGTTTGGGAACACTTTACTAAAGTACAATCTATTGGCCACGATAACACAAAAGCTCAGTGCAACTATTGCGCTAAACTAT from Juglans microcarpa x Juglans regia isolate MS1-56 chromosome 4S, Jm3101_v1.0, whole genome shotgun sequence carries:
- the LOC121262048 gene encoding uncharacterized protein LOC121262048, with the protein product MDDDHVIRKVVDVSTFLKFEAIGDSEDDFDPIMGDHHDMIVSMADSDAESCSFDLADSSKVFELDDSCDDPQTYHVHDEYDDNDDDGSFMEEEEGHSCLAWNGEHNKYWKPIRGAKKSSAPVESTKELMMTEAEKSRQFWETCLAS